In the genome of Bacteroides mediterraneensis, the window TCAATGCCTTCATGGCTTCCGGACTGTCAAGCAGACGTTTCAGCGTGTCATTATCCACATTTACAAGTAGTGCCGATTCCCATCTTTTGGCAAGCAGGGTGGCAGATGTTCCGGCAAGGGCAATGTCGAGAATGTCCTGAGCGTTCACCTCTTTCATGCTGCTGCCATCGTATGCCAGTACTGGCAAAAACTTTATAAACTCTCCAACCTTGGCTTCCGGGTTTGATTCGTTGATGTCCAGTCTGCAACTGTAGTCTGAGATTTGGCGTAAAGCCCTGTCAAGAGCAAAGTCGAAAACATAGCATTCTTTCTTCATTATGGTTTTGTCGCCAATTTCGTTTCTGACTTCCCATGGACTTTGTACTCTGAATGCTGCCTGGAAATAAGTTTCCGGACTTTTCAGATTGCGTAGCATGAATATTCCTGTCCACGGTTTTACGGTAACGCCCGTAGTCAGTTTTCCACACGTCAGGGTTATTGTCTTAGTCTTTAGAGGGTTGCCCATAGATACCTGTACCGGATATAACGCATCCAGTCCGATACCAGCCCCTGTTCCGGCGCATACAATAACATTATAGTCATGGTAGAATCTGTTTTGCCTTTGCTTCAGCAGATTTGCCATAGCGAAACATGAAGCGACATTGGGCAGGAACCAAAGAGTGTGTGACAACAAACCAAGTAATCGTGCATCGCTGAACGGCATCGGAGGACGCTTATCCTGACCGAGTTTCAGGTCGTCTATACTTGCAGGCAAATATGCTCCCCTAATCAAATCTAGCCATTTCTGCACTTCATTTTCGTATTTGAACCTGGCAGAATCCCCTTTGCCTTCGGCTGCAAAAAACAGATTCAAATCGAATTCATCGAACTCCCCCTGTCTTGCCACATCCTGTATCTGGTCCGGCATGCGGTAAGTGAGCATCACCATTCTTGGCAATGAAAGATATGGATTGTCCGCTCCCTTCCAGTTGGCTTTGGCACGCTGTTCGTCAGAATAAGTCCAGTTGAATATCTGTTCTTCTATAAACTCGCCATTGTTTATTGCCCTGAAAGGTGTACCGGAGAGAAACAGATAATATTTCGTAGATATAGGCAGCCATGTTTCGTTTATTGCATTGCTTGCCTCATCTTTCTGGTATTTTTCAGCATCGAACTCCACTGCATTTTCTTCATCCTCCTTTTCAAACAATTCCTTAGCGCGTTCCTTCCATGCCCCGAAGTGATACTCGTCGAATATCACCAAATCCCAGAGTGTGGCATGTATAAACTCGTTTTTTGTCTTTATGCCTCCGCTTTCATTGGTGCCAAGCAAGTCCTGAAAAGAACCAAACACCACTATAGGCTTCGACTTGTCTGCCCTGCTGAATTCCTGGTCAATGTTCAGATTATTATTTTTTGCATCTTTGTTGGATATGAACTGCCAACCCTCAAAGTCGATATGCGACACAAGGTCTTCGCGCCATGCAGATTCTACAGCCGGTTTGAAAGTCAGAACCAATATACGCGACAGATTCATCTTTTTTGCCAGCTGATAACTTGCAAAAGTCTTACCAAAACGCATCTTCGCATTCCACAGGAACTTGGGTATTCGGTTAGGCTCTTCCTTTACAGCCTGTTCAAAGTAAGACTTGGTCTGTTCCACGGCACGGAACTGTTCTGGACGCATACCGAAGTTTTGAGTCCTGTTCTCTACATTTTCCGAACCTGTACGCAGCGAAAGGATGGCCGCTTTCACATCCTCCATTGAGCAATCAAACCATTCGTCTGTTTTGTCAAGAGGGTTGAGGCGGTGGAAACCTTTACGTTCAAGAAGTTTGTGTACATCCTTGTCGGTGAAGCAGGAGCCGTCATTGGTCATAGCAGATTCTATCAGAACGATTTCGTATCTGATTTTGCTTGTGTGTAGTTGTTCGTCTATGCGTTCCTTTGCTGTCCGGTCTGTGTAACCTACTTTCAGATAACCTTTGTGTGAATCTACACCTAACAGTCTGTAGGCGTAGATAGTTGGTGTTACGGTAGGGCGTTGGGGGAAGTAGTTCTGTTCCATAGTGTTATTCCATTGGGCGTATCATTGATTCTATAAAGTTTATTTCGTTTTTATCCAAACCATATTTAGAATATAGCTCTTTATCGATTCTATCTATAGATGAATCCCATCTTATATCAGAATTAGATGTGAAATCTTGAAGAGGTATCAATTCAAAAGATTCTCTCGATATATTTAGTGAATGGCGATTATAAAAAAGAAGAGCCCTGAAAAACTTTGTTTTAATATATGACAAGCAATTTTCAGCTTCACTTTTTGTTTTAAAGCTACCAATCATTAGAAATGTTTCTGTACAAATGGTTTTAGGAGTACCAAGTATAATTTCGGGTGGCACAGTAGAGGTTGTCATATATGCTTTGGAAAAGAATAATTTGTATTGATTTATTGTTTCATGTCCTTTACTAATTGCATCTTCTTTTATATAGCCAAAAACTCTTTTTGCACCTCCTTTTTTGCCTTTTACACCATATATTTTTATAGCCGTTTTATCCTCCC includes:
- a CDS encoding GIY-YIG nuclease family protein, producing the protein MEQNYFPQRPTVTPTIYAYRLLGVDSHKGYLKVGYTDRTAKERIDEQLHTSKIRYEIVLIESAMTNDGSCFTDKDVHKLLERKGFHRLNPLDKTDEWFDCSMEDVKAAILSLRTGSENVENRTQNFGMRPEQFRAVEQTKSYFEQAVKEEPNRIPKFLWNAKMRFGKTFASYQLAKKMNLSRILVLTFKPAVESAWREDLVSHIDFEGWQFISNKDAKNNNLNIDQEFSRADKSKPIVVFGSFQDLLGTNESGGIKTKNEFIHATLWDLVIFDEYHFGAWKERAKELFEKEDEENAVEFDAEKYQKDEASNAINETWLPISTKYYLFLSGTPFRAINNGEFIEEQIFNWTYSDEQRAKANWKGADNPYLSLPRMVMLTYRMPDQIQDVARQGEFDEFDLNLFFAAEGKGDSARFKYENEVQKWLDLIRGAYLPASIDDLKLGQDKRPPMPFSDARLLGLLSHTLWFLPNVASCFAMANLLKQRQNRFYHDYNVIVCAGTGAGIGLDALYPVQVSMGNPLKTKTITLTCGKLTTGVTVKPWTGIFMLRNLKSPETYFQAAFRVQSPWEVRNEIGDKTIMKKECYVFDFALDRALRQISDYSCRLDINESNPEAKVGEFIKFLPVLAYDGSSMKEVNAQDILDIALAGTSATLLAKRWESALLVNVDNDTLKRLLDSPEAMKALMNIEGFRNLNSDISTIINKSEAIKNAKKKKTEASQKEKKELSNEEKEIKSKRKQIQEKLIKFATRIPVFMYLTDYRERCLKDVITQLEPGLFKKVTGLSVVDFNMLCSLGVFNAPLMNDAIFKFKRYEDASLTYTGINRHAADEVGGWDTTIRKAQYEKLFYNQQSSMLSEDYDSYSKDKTSIISSSTIIEPEQTGPMKMEPPSVVSSETVSQQGQTETDVRILLDRLQTGSIVTHKKFGKGEVVKFNNNEKYLYVRFIIGEKKFIFPDAFLMGFLEIE